In Lathamus discolor isolate bLatDis1 chromosome 1, bLatDis1.hap1, whole genome shotgun sequence, the following are encoded in one genomic region:
- the ASB5 gene encoding ankyrin repeat and SOCS box protein 5 isoform X3, giving the protein MSRIYNCNWLEVPWGDGDLGSWADRSPLHEAASQGRLLSLKTLLSQGYNVDTLTIDQVTPLHEACLGDHVGCARILLEAGANVNATTIDGVTPLFNACSRGSAACAELLLEYGAKAQWESCLPSPMHEAASRGHSECLEVLISSGIDVDQDLPHLGTPLYVACVSQQIHCIRKLLYAGANVQKGKHLETPLHAAAQHSSTEIVNLLLEFGADINAKNTDFERPVDLAAPSSLVERVLLLHEATPSSLCQLCRLCIRNYIGRARLHLVPQLQLPTILKNFLQYR; this is encoded by the exons ATGAGTAGGATTTATAATTGCAATTGGCTGGAAGTGCCATGGGGAGATGGAGACTTAG GTTCTTGGGCAGATCGCTCACCTCTGCATGAGGCAGCCAGTCAAGGACGTCTTCTTTCTCTAAAGACTTTATTGTCACAG GGGTACAATGTTGACACACTAACAATTGACCAAGTAACACCACTTCATGAAGCCTGCCTCGGAGATCATGTAGGATGTGCAAGAATCCTTCTTGAAGCAGGAGCAAAT GTAAACGCTACAACAATTGATGGAGTGACACCTTTATTTAATGCATGTTCAAGAGGCAGTGCGGCATGTGCTGAGCTCCTGTTAGAGTATGGTGCCAAAGCTCAGTGGGAGTCATGCCTTCCGTCACCAATGCATGAAGCAGCCAGTAGAG GTCACAGTGAATGTCTGGAGGTACTCATATCCTCAGGTATAGATGTTGACCAAGATCTTCCTCATTTAGGAACACCTCTGTATGTAGCCTGTGTTTCACAGCAGATCCATTGTATTCGAAAGCTTCTTTATGCAG GTGCCAATgtgcagaaaggaaagcatttggAAACCCCACtccatgctgctgctcagcattcTAGTACAGAGATTGTAAACTTACTCCTTGAATTTGGGGCAGACATAAATGccaaaaatacagattttgagAGGCCTGTCGATTTAGCTGCTCCAAGCAGTTTAGTGGAGAGAGTGCTGCTCCTCCATGAAG cCACACCATCTTCTCTTTGTCAGCTCTGCCGATTATGTATCCGAAACTACATAGGAAGAGCTAGACTGCATCTTGTCCCACAACTCCAGTTGCCAACCATACTGAAGAATTTCTTACAGTACAGATAA
- the ASB5 gene encoding ankyrin repeat and SOCS box protein 5 isoform X2 has translation MDDLRKTTCYFTSTCNMELLSSSVLLHSFNCSWADRSPLHEAASQGRLLSLKTLLSQGYNVDTLTIDQVTPLHEACLGDHVGCARILLEAGANVNATTIDGVTPLFNACSRGSAACAELLLEYGAKAQWESCLPSPMHEAASRGHSECLEVLISSGIDVDQDLPHLGTPLYVACVSQQIHCIRKLLYAGANVQKGKHLETPLHAAAQHSSTEIVNLLLEFGADINAKNTDFERPVDLAAPSSLVERVLLLHEATPSSLCQLCRLCIRNYIGRARLHLVPQLQLPTILKNFLQYR, from the exons GTTCTTGGGCAGATCGCTCACCTCTGCATGAGGCAGCCAGTCAAGGACGTCTTCTTTCTCTAAAGACTTTATTGTCACAG GGGTACAATGTTGACACACTAACAATTGACCAAGTAACACCACTTCATGAAGCCTGCCTCGGAGATCATGTAGGATGTGCAAGAATCCTTCTTGAAGCAGGAGCAAAT GTAAACGCTACAACAATTGATGGAGTGACACCTTTATTTAATGCATGTTCAAGAGGCAGTGCGGCATGTGCTGAGCTCCTGTTAGAGTATGGTGCCAAAGCTCAGTGGGAGTCATGCCTTCCGTCACCAATGCATGAAGCAGCCAGTAGAG GTCACAGTGAATGTCTGGAGGTACTCATATCCTCAGGTATAGATGTTGACCAAGATCTTCCTCATTTAGGAACACCTCTGTATGTAGCCTGTGTTTCACAGCAGATCCATTGTATTCGAAAGCTTCTTTATGCAG GTGCCAATgtgcagaaaggaaagcatttggAAACCCCACtccatgctgctgctcagcattcTAGTACAGAGATTGTAAACTTACTCCTTGAATTTGGGGCAGACATAAATGccaaaaatacagattttgagAGGCCTGTCGATTTAGCTGCTCCAAGCAGTTTAGTGGAGAGAGTGCTGCTCCTCCATGAAG cCACACCATCTTCTCTTTGTCAGCTCTGCCGATTATGTATCCGAAACTACATAGGAAGAGCTAGACTGCATCTTGTCCCACAACTCCAGTTGCCAACCATACTGAAGAATTTCTTACAGTACAGATAA